Proteins encoded together in one Proteiniborus ethanoligenes window:
- a CDS encoding ABC transporter ATP-binding protein produces the protein MNTAVHIEKLTFKYDTDEVLKDIDIEIPKGSFVGILGPNGSGKTTLLKNICNILKPDNGKILINNKNVSNIKYKELAKIIAVVHQTSEIQFQFSVFDVVLMGRFPYLSRFQSEGKKDIEIAKEAMLSTGTWELRDKSINEISGGERQRVMIARALTQQPQILILDEPISHLDIKYQIGILDLCKKLNVENQITVIMTLHDINLAGRYSDYLILLDKGRIKVMDTPEKVLTQENISNVYDIEVDILKRNGDKTPYIIPI, from the coding sequence ATGAATACAGCTGTACACATAGAAAAATTAACTTTTAAATACGATACAGATGAGGTTCTTAAAGACATAGATATTGAAATCCCAAAGGGAAGCTTCGTAGGTATACTGGGACCTAATGGCTCTGGTAAAACTACACTTTTAAAAAATATATGTAATATTCTTAAGCCAGATAATGGGAAGATTTTAATAAACAATAAAAATGTGTCAAATATAAAATACAAGGAGCTAGCTAAAATAATAGCTGTTGTCCATCAAACTTCTGAAATTCAATTTCAATTTTCAGTTTTTGATGTGGTTTTAATGGGAAGGTTTCCTTATTTAAGCAGATTTCAGAGTGAAGGAAAAAAAGATATAGAGATTGCAAAGGAAGCCATGCTAAGCACAGGTACTTGGGAGCTTAGGGACAAGAGCATCAATGAAATAAGTGGTGGAGAAAGACAAAGAGTTATGATAGCTAGAGCCCTAACTCAGCAGCCACAAATACTCATATTAGATGAGCCCATATCACATTTAGATATAAAATACCAAATTGGGATACTAGACTTATGCAAAAAGCTTAATGTAGAAAACCAAATAACAGTAATAATGACTCTTCATGATATAAATCTAGCAGGAAGATATAGTGACTATTTAATCCTTCTAGATAAAGGAAGGATTAAAGTCATGGATACTCCTGAAAAAGTTCTTACACAAGAGAATATATCTAATGTATATGATATTGAAGTAGATATTCTCAAAAGAAATGGAGATAAAACACCTTATATTATACCAATTTAG
- the cobU gene encoding bifunctional adenosylcobinamide kinase/adenosylcobinamide-phosphate guanylyltransferase, protein MSRFILITGGARSGKSSLAEAKAKELGEKVVYIATAIGFDEGMKERIKKHRSQRPSTWTTIERYKSFASLELEEGFLESDLVLLDCMTLMVSNLLLENDIDFDTCSMSQIDNMENRIFNDIRELEEVIYKHKKQLIIVTNEVGMGLVPSYRLGNIFRDIAGRVNQYLADKADEVYFTVSGIPLKIK, encoded by the coding sequence ATGTCTAGATTTATATTAATAACAGGTGGAGCGAGAAGCGGTAAAAGTAGTTTAGCGGAAGCTAAGGCTAAGGAGCTTGGTGAAAAAGTAGTATATATAGCTACTGCTATAGGCTTTGATGAGGGAATGAAAGAGCGTATTAAAAAGCATAGATCACAAAGGCCTAGTACTTGGACAACTATTGAAAGATATAAAAGCTTTGCAAGTCTTGAATTAGAGGAAGGATTTCTAGAGTCCGATTTAGTCCTTTTAGATTGTATGACTCTAATGGTATCAAATTTATTATTAGAAAATGATATAGACTTTGATACGTGCTCTATGTCTCAAATAGATAATATGGAGAATAGAATATTTAATGATATAAGAGAATTAGAAGAAGTGATTTATAAGCATAAGAAACAGCTTATAATAGTTACTAATGAAGTAGGAATGGGATTAGTACCTTCCTATAGACTAGGTAATATATTCAGAGATATTGCTGGTAGGGTAAACCAATATCTTGCAGATAAAGCTGATGAAGTATATTTTACAGTATCAGGAATACCTCTGAAGATTAAGTGA
- the cobS gene encoding adenosylcobinamide-GDP ribazoletransferase, with translation MKSLLLMITYFTRIQIKYNHEYKDRDFIKGIKLFPIIGLIIGFIMYIPVFLKDIIHIPVIVLFSWLIYIWITGGLHIDGLGDTFDGIFSNRDKSRILEIMRDSRIGTFGVLGIILLIIWNLVLTYYIDLHLLIIVPVVGRSAAILSAAASKYAREGQGMGKAFIENCRQREVVFSLIFVIGLSFIIGYPVSLIALLPTLALALSITKYINNKIGGSTGDTIGFIIEISQSVFILFTYIIKGIIG, from the coding sequence ATGAAAAGTTTATTATTGATGATAACATATTTTACACGAATACAGATTAAGTACAACCATGAGTATAAAGATAGAGATTTTATTAAGGGAATAAAACTTTTTCCCATTATAGGTTTAATTATAGGCTTTATTATGTACATTCCTGTATTCTTAAAAGATATTATACACATTCCAGTCATAGTATTATTCTCTTGGTTAATATACATATGGATAACTGGTGGACTTCATATAGATGGCTTAGGGGATACCTTTGATGGTATATTTAGTAACAGGGATAAAAGTAGAATCCTAGAAATCATGAGAGATAGTAGAATAGGTACCTTTGGAGTACTTGGAATAATATTATTAATTATATGGAATCTAGTCCTTACTTATTATATAGATTTACACCTACTTATTATAGTTCCTGTAGTTGGCCGTAGTGCTGCTATATTGTCTGCAGCAGCTAGTAAATATGCTCGAGAAGGACAGGGTATGGGGAAAGCGTTTATAGAGAATTGTAGACAAAGGGAAGTTGTTTTTTCTTTGATATTCGTCATAGGATTAAGCTTTATAATTGGTTACCCAGTTAGTTTAATAGCCTTATTACCTACACTTGCTCTTGCTCTTTCCATAACAAAATATATTAATAACAAAATCGGCGGAAGTACTGGAGATACCATAGGCTTTATTATAGAAATATCTCAATCAGTATTTATTTTATTTACTTATATAATAAAGGGGATAATAGGATGA
- a CDS encoding cobyrinate a,c-diamide synthase, whose translation MKRVVIAGTHSGCGKTTVSLGIMAALTKRGKKVAPFKVGPDYIDPSFHSFVTGNLSYNLDSWLLDSDTVKYLFNKNKKGMDICIIEGVMGMHDGFGIDNSNGSTSHVAKITKTPVVLVVEANAMSTSAAALIMGYMMYDKEVQVKGVIFNKVCGEKHYEMLKLVVEKNLGIKALGYLPKRDDISLKSRHLGLIPADEVEELNKKIDDLVELVEKHIDLKSLEEIGDVEEIGIVENPAKDIYMKYKSLKIGVPRDKAFSFYYGDNLQLMEEAGVKLLPFSPIKDKQVPKEVDGLYIGGGFPEIFAKELEENITMRENIKDLLNNGLPAYGECGGLMYLTNGILDLQGKYYKMVGFLDTESMMTNRLNRFGYINVETKTGIKIRAHEFHRSSIEENENLEYYYHVTKYREKFIGQWKCGLTKNNVVAGYPHIHFYSNLDFLKEFLDKCIEFKNR comes from the coding sequence ATGAAAAGAGTAGTGATAGCAGGAACTCATAGTGGCTGCGGGAAAACAACAGTAAGTTTAGGAATAATGGCAGCACTTACTAAAAGAGGTAAAAAAGTAGCACCTTTCAAAGTTGGCCCTGATTATATAGACCCTAGCTTTCATAGCTTCGTTACAGGAAATCTTTCATATAATTTAGATAGCTGGTTATTAGATAGTGACACAGTAAAATATCTGTTTAACAAAAATAAAAAAGGAATGGATATATGCATTATTGAAGGTGTTATGGGAATGCATGATGGTTTTGGAATAGATAATAGCAATGGGAGCACAAGTCACGTAGCAAAAATAACAAAAACTCCAGTTGTATTAGTAGTTGAAGCAAATGCCATGTCTACAAGTGCTGCAGCTCTTATAATGGGTTATATGATGTACGACAAAGAGGTACAGGTTAAAGGAGTAATATTTAATAAGGTATGTGGTGAAAAGCATTATGAAATGTTAAAGCTTGTTGTGGAAAAAAATCTAGGAATAAAAGCTTTAGGATATCTACCTAAAAGAGATGATATTTCTCTGAAAAGCAGACATTTAGGTTTAATTCCAGCAGATGAAGTAGAAGAGCTAAATAAAAAAATAGATGATTTAGTAGAGCTTGTAGAAAAGCATATTGACTTAAAGTCCTTAGAGGAAATTGGAGACGTAGAAGAAATAGGGATTGTAGAAAATCCTGCTAAAGATATATATATGAAATATAAAAGTCTTAAAATAGGAGTTCCTAGAGACAAAGCCTTTAGTTTTTATTATGGAGATAACTTACAGTTAATGGAGGAAGCAGGGGTGAAGCTTTTACCCTTTAGTCCTATAAAGGATAAACAAGTACCTAAGGAAGTAGACGGACTCTATATAGGAGGTGGCTTTCCAGAGATATTTGCTAAGGAACTAGAAGAAAACATTACTATGAGGGAAAATATAAAGGATTTACTTAACAATGGACTTCCAGCATACGGAGAATGTGGAGGACTAATGTATTTAACAAATGGAATATTAGACTTACAAGGAAAATATTATAAAATGGTTGGATTTCTCGATACAGAATCTATGATGACTAATAGACTTAATCGTTTCGGATACATAAATGTAGAGACTAAAACTGGAATTAAAATAAGAGCACATGAATTCCATAGATCATCTATAGAAGAAAATGAAAATCTAGAATATTACTATCATGTAACTAAGTATAGGGAAAAGTTTATAGGTCAATGGAAATGCGGATTAACCAAAAATAATGTGGTAGCAGGATATCCTCATATTCATTTCTATAGTAATTTAGATTTTTTAAAAGAATTTTTAGATAAATGTATAGAGTTTAAAAACAGATAA
- a CDS encoding cob(I)yrinic acid a,c-diamide adenosyltransferase: MDKGYVHVYTGNGKGKTTAALGLSLRAICAGKKVYFGQFIKGMEYSELKSQSLLPNFEIHQFGRDCFIFNDPTEEDIKLAKKGLDTCKEVLAEGKHHIVVLDELNIAIYYNLFTAEEAIDAIKNRASHVEVIVTGRYADEKLIEFADLVTEMKEIKHYYKQGVSARKGIEN, encoded by the coding sequence ATGGATAAAGGATACGTTCATGTATATACTGGGAATGGAAAAGGAAAGACAACAGCAGCTTTAGGCTTAAGTCTTAGAGCAATATGTGCAGGGAAAAAAGTATATTTTGGTCAATTCATAAAAGGCATGGAGTATAGTGAACTGAAAAGTCAAAGCTTATTACCAAACTTTGAAATACATCAATTTGGGAGAGATTGCTTCATATTTAACGATCCAACAGAAGAAGATATAAAACTAGCGAAAAAAGGTTTGGATACATGTAAAGAAGTCTTAGCAGAAGGTAAGCATCATATTGTTGTACTAGATGAACTAAATATAGCCATATACTACAATCTTTTTACTGCCGAAGAAGCTATTGATGCAATAAAAAACAGAGCTTCTCATGTTGAGGTTATAGTAACAGGTAGATATGCAGATGAAAAACTAATAGAGTTTGCAGACTTGGTTACAGAAATGAAGGAAATAAAACATTACTATAAGCAAGGGGTTTCTGCTAGAAAAGGAATAGAGAACTAA
- a CDS encoding precorrin-8X methylmutase codes for MDYVKNPKEIEEKSFEIITEELGDKKFEESMGKIVKRVIHTTADFEYAELLEFHPNAIEAGKNALKEGCCIYSDTQMIIGGVNKKSLTKHGVQIFNLVHNEEVTKIALETGMTRSMIALEKAVADKNIRIFAIGNAPTALFTLKRLIEEGKAKPDLIIGVPVGFVGAAESKESIRDLDIPYIITRGRKGGSTVAAAIINAFLYMI; via the coding sequence ATTGACTATGTAAAAAACCCTAAAGAAATAGAAGAAAAAAGCTTTGAAATAATAACAGAAGAATTAGGAGATAAAAAGTTTGAGGAAAGTATGGGAAAAATAGTTAAAAGAGTAATCCATACTACTGCAGATTTTGAATATGCAGAATTACTAGAATTTCATCCAAATGCTATTGAGGCAGGAAAGAACGCACTTAAAGAAGGATGCTGCATATATTCTGATACACAGATGATAATAGGTGGAGTAAATAAAAAAAGCCTTACCAAGCATGGAGTACAAATATTTAATCTTGTTCACAATGAAGAAGTAACCAAAATAGCTTTAGAAACAGGCATGACTAGATCTATGATAGCCTTAGAAAAAGCAGTAGCTGATAAAAATATAAGAATATTTGCAATAGGAAATGCTCCTACAGCTTTATTCACTTTAAAAAGATTAATAGAAGAGGGTAAAGCAAAGCCTGACTTGATAATTGGAGTACCAGTAGGATTTGTTGGAGCAGCAGAATCTAAAGAATCTATCAGAGACTTAGACATTCCCTATATAATAACTAGGGGCAGAAAAGGTGGAAGTACAGTTGCTGCAGCAATAATAAATGCTTTTTTGTATATGATATAG
- the cbiD gene encoding cobalt-precorrin-5B (C(1))-methyltransferase CbiD, whose translation MLEHYIVKDGKKLRYGYTTGSCAAAAAKAATEILFSKKILDTIEIDTPKGWKLKLKVEEPSFDNSSATCCVKKDAGDDPDSTDGIKIYAKVTKNQEGEINLTGGTGIGIVTKPGLSVPVGEYAINPVPREMIRTEVSKTIPKGQGVDVQIYAPDGVQISKKTFNPKLGIEGGISIIGTSGIVEPMSEEALKSSLELELSILREQGIKKIIYSPGNYGKDFGINNNLDEKILVKISNYVGFMIDKAVEYNIKEILFIGHIGKLVKVAAGIFDTHSKVADGRLETLAANCALLGANQQLIQQIMESNTTEEAIDYILLNNMEKVFDFLAHKISNKCEERSYNQIKFGTIIFSLKHGMLGMCSNGTLMLEEYKI comes from the coding sequence ATGTTGGAACATTATATTGTAAAAGATGGTAAAAAGCTAAGATACGGATATACAACAGGCTCCTGTGCAGCTGCAGCAGCTAAAGCTGCTACAGAAATACTTTTTTCTAAGAAAATATTAGATACTATAGAAATAGACACTCCAAAAGGGTGGAAGCTTAAGCTTAAGGTAGAGGAACCATCATTTGACAATAGTAGTGCAACCTGCTGTGTAAAAAAAGATGCAGGAGACGACCCAGATTCTACTGATGGGATAAAAATATATGCAAAGGTGACTAAAAATCAAGAGGGAGAAATTAATTTAACAGGCGGCACAGGAATAGGTATAGTAACTAAGCCAGGGTTATCGGTGCCTGTTGGAGAATATGCTATAAATCCTGTACCTAGAGAAATGATTCGAACAGAGGTTAGCAAGACTATTCCTAAAGGTCAGGGTGTGGATGTACAAATATATGCACCGGATGGAGTACAAATTTCTAAAAAAACCTTTAATCCTAAACTAGGAATTGAAGGAGGTATTTCAATAATAGGAACATCGGGAATAGTGGAGCCTATGTCTGAGGAAGCGCTTAAAAGTTCCTTAGAGTTAGAGTTATCTATATTAAGAGAGCAAGGAATAAAAAAAATAATATATTCGCCAGGGAATTATGGCAAGGATTTTGGGATAAACAACAATCTAGATGAAAAAATATTGGTCAAAATCAGCAATTATGTAGGCTTTATGATAGACAAAGCGGTTGAATATAATATAAAAGAAATATTATTTATAGGACATATAGGAAAGCTAGTTAAAGTTGCTGCTGGAATTTTTGATACTCATAGCAAAGTGGCAGACGGTAGGCTTGAAACTCTTGCAGCAAACTGTGCATTACTTGGGGCAAATCAACAGCTTATACAGCAAATAATGGAAAGCAATACTACAGAGGAGGCTATAGACTATATTTTACTTAATAATATGGAAAAAGTATTTGATTTTCTTGCTCATAAAATAAGTAATAAATGCGAAGAAAGATCTTATAACCAGATAAAATTTGGAACAATAATCTTTTCTTTAAAGCATGGAATGCTGGGCATGTGCAGTAATGGGACTCTAATGTTGGAGGAATACAAGATATGA
- the cbiE gene encoding precorrin-6y C5,15-methyltransferase (decarboxylating) subunit CbiE, with protein sequence MNKISVVGIGPGHRDYILPKASKIISQSDVIITGKRNLESIDGGHKITFIVENNLAQMIDFIKENRKDKKISVVVSGDTGFYSMLRYLKKHFSNEEIDVIAGLSSMQYMFSRLGQSWENAYLGSLHGRENDFVSKVKKYEKVGLLTDNKWTPDKIAFELMKNGINEKTMYVGENLSYENERIIKGSIKEFTEKKEYQICLVVISNE encoded by the coding sequence ATGAACAAGATATCAGTAGTTGGAATAGGACCAGGTCATAGAGATTATATATTACCTAAGGCGTCAAAAATTATATCTCAATCAGATGTAATAATAACAGGGAAGAGAAATCTTGAAAGTATAGATGGAGGCCATAAAATTACTTTTATAGTAGAAAATAATTTAGCCCAAATGATAGATTTCATTAAAGAAAATAGAAAAGACAAAAAAATATCAGTAGTAGTTTCCGGAGATACAGGCTTTTATAGTATGCTTAGATACTTAAAAAAACATTTTTCAAATGAAGAAATAGATGTAATAGCAGGACTAAGTTCTATGCAATATATGTTTTCAAGATTAGGACAAAGCTGGGAAAATGCATACTTAGGCAGCCTACATGGAAGAGAAAATGATTTTGTTAGCAAGGTTAAGAAATATGAAAAGGTAGGTTTACTTACTGATAACAAGTGGACTCCAGATAAGATTGCTTTTGAACTGATGAAGAATGGTATAAACGAAAAAACAATGTATGTTGGAGAAAATCTATCCTATGAAAATGAAAGAATAATAAAGGGTAGTATTAAAGAATTCACTGAAAAAAAAGAATATCAGATTTGCTTGGTGGTGATTAGCAATGAGTAA
- the cbiT gene encoding precorrin-6Y C5,15-methyltransferase (decarboxylating) subunit CbiT gives MSKWPYDTSGIPDCMFKRGKVPMTKEEVRAITISKLRLRTIDKIVDIGAGTGSISIEAALVANKGKVYAVEKNGEGIELIKENAYIFQANNIEIIEGIAPEVLCQIGKVDKVILGGTGGNIKSIFEWVSHNLKSKGIIVVNAITIENLYKSMELMKEKEFENIEVISVSISKGRPIGNLTMMESQNQIYIISANRK, from the coding sequence ATGAGTAAATGGCCATACGATACATCAGGTATACCTGATTGCATGTTTAAGCGAGGAAAAGTACCGATGACTAAGGAAGAAGTAAGGGCTATTACTATAAGCAAATTAAGGCTAAGAACTATAGATAAAATAGTAGATATAGGTGCGGGTACTGGATCAATATCTATAGAAGCCGCTTTAGTTGCGAATAAAGGGAAGGTATATGCAGTAGAAAAGAATGGAGAAGGAATAGAACTTATCAAGGAAAATGCTTATATTTTCCAAGCAAACAATATAGAAATAATCGAAGGAATAGCTCCAGAGGTATTATGTCAAATAGGAAAGGTTGACAAGGTAATACTAGGCGGCACTGGTGGTAACATAAAAAGCATATTTGAATGGGTATCCCATAATTTGAAATCGAAGGGCATAATAGTAGTTAATGCTATTACAATAGAAAATCTGTATAAATCCATGGAGCTTATGAAGGAAAAGGAGTTTGAAAATATAGAAGTAATAAGCGTTTCCATATCCAAAGGAAGACCAATAGGTAATTTAACTATGATGGAATCCCAAAATCAAATTTACATTATATCTGCTAATAGAAAATAA
- the cobM gene encoding precorrin-4 C(11)-methyltransferase gives MNKAYFIGAGPGDPELITIKGKKIIDESDVIIYAGSLVNEQVLENRKEGSVVYNSASMTLEEVIKVIAESIKEGKKVARVHTGDPSIYGAIREQIDALEELGIDSQVIPGVSSFTASAAAIKKEFTLPNVSQTIICTRLEGRTKVPERESLESLASHKASMAIFLSVQMIDKVAERLKEHYDETTPVAVIQRASWQDQKIVIGNLSNIAEKVRAEGISKTAQILVGDFLGDEYELSKLYDKNFSHEYRSAK, from the coding sequence ATGAACAAGGCGTATTTTATAGGTGCAGGTCCTGGGGATCCAGAGCTTATAACAATAAAAGGCAAAAAAATAATAGATGAATCAGATGTAATAATATATGCAGGCTCTTTAGTAAATGAACAAGTATTAGAAAATAGAAAAGAAGGAAGTGTAGTATATAATAGTGCGTCTATGACCTTAGAAGAGGTTATAAAGGTAATAGCTGAAAGCATCAAGGAAGGAAAAAAAGTAGCTAGAGTCCATACCGGAGATCCTAGCATATATGGAGCTATAAGAGAGCAAATAGATGCCCTTGAGGAGCTAGGCATAGATAGTCAGGTAATACCTGGAGTTAGTTCCTTTACAGCTTCAGCTGCAGCTATAAAAAAAGAATTTACACTTCCTAATGTTTCACAGACAATAATATGTACTCGATTAGAAGGAAGAACCAAAGTGCCTGAGAGAGAAAGCCTTGAAAGCTTAGCATCACATAAAGCCTCTATGGCAATATTTCTATCAGTTCAAATGATAGACAAGGTTGCAGAGAGGTTAAAGGAGCATTATGATGAAACTACACCAGTTGCAGTAATACAAAGAGCTAGCTGGCAGGATCAAAAGATAGTAATAGGGAATCTTAGTAATATAGCTGAAAAAGTAAGGGCAGAAGGTATAAGTAAAACAGCTCAAATTTTAGTAGGTGATTTCTTAGGGGACGAATATGAATTGTCTAAGCTATACGATAAGAATTTCAGTCATGAATATAGGAGTGCTAAATGA
- the cbiG gene encoding cobalt-precorrin 5A hydrolase, with amino-acid sequence MNWAIVALTKDGTQQGKKIKKILNNINLEIYTLKKWSDEETLVIDKKLEEFVGSIFHKYDIIIFIMATGIVVRSIAKHIVNKTTDPGVLVMDEKGQFVISLLSGHLGGANEAAKLLADKMGGQPVITTASDVKGLIAVDTLAQKLNCQISSMDKAKNLTGLIVNNESVLIKSNINIDMKLPDNILTEGEAKGTIFITNRVINKFSEYEVQLIPKNIVIGIGCRSGISGEAIVNAIKEALDLFNIDYRSIKHFATVDIKQNEAGIFDAAKHFKTIVKIVNRKEIKNIEHEFHCSEFVRKSIGVGAVCEPCALLTASKGHFLMRKKSYNGITLSIWEEL; translated from the coding sequence ATGAACTGGGCTATAGTTGCATTAACAAAAGATGGAACACAGCAAGGAAAAAAAATAAAAAAAATACTAAATAATATTAACTTAGAAATATATACGTTGAAGAAATGGTCTGACGAAGAAACTTTAGTAATAGATAAAAAGCTTGAAGAATTTGTAGGAAGTATATTTCACAAATATGATATTATAATTTTTATTATGGCTACAGGTATAGTTGTTAGGAGCATAGCCAAGCATATAGTAAATAAAACTACTGATCCTGGAGTTTTAGTCATGGATGAGAAAGGACAGTTTGTTATAAGCTTATTATCAGGGCACTTAGGTGGAGCCAATGAGGCTGCTAAGCTATTGGCAGATAAAATGGGAGGACAGCCTGTAATAACTACTGCTTCAGATGTAAAGGGTTTAATAGCAGTAGATACTTTAGCTCAAAAATTAAACTGCCAAATATCCAGTATGGATAAGGCTAAAAATCTTACAGGCCTTATAGTTAATAATGAGTCAGTACTTATTAAGTCTAATATTAATATTGACATGAAATTACCTGACAATATATTAACAGAAGGAGAAGCAAAGGGTACAATTTTTATTACAAATAGAGTTATAAACAAATTTAGTGAATATGAGGTGCAGCTAATACCTAAAAACATAGTTATAGGTATAGGTTGTAGGTCGGGAATTAGTGGTGAAGCCATAGTTAATGCAATAAAAGAAGCACTAGATTTATTTAATATAGATTATAGAAGCATAAAGCATTTTGCGACAGTAGATATTAAGCAGAATGAAGCAGGAATATTTGATGCTGCAAAACATTTTAAAACTATTGTTAAGATAGTTAATAGAAAAGAAATAAAAAACATAGAACATGAATTTCATTGTTCTGAATTTGTAAGAAAATCAATAGGAGTAGGTGCTGTATGTGAGCCTTGTGCTTTATTGACTGCTTCTAAAGGACATTTTTTAATGAGAAAAAAATCTTATAATGGAATAACCTTATCCATATGGGAGGAACTATAG
- the cobJ gene encoding precorrin-3B C(17)-methyltransferase, whose translation MNKAGKIFVVGLGPGDRAHMTLEAKAVIEKSDVIVGYKTYIDLIKDMIEDKEVFSSGMKKEIERCTETLEIAKQGKVVSLVSSGDSGVYGMAGIMLEVVSKAESDIKVEIIPGVTASNAAAASLGAPIMHDYATISLSDLLTDWSLIEKRLHYAGQGDFVVCLYNPKSKGRQKQIEIAREILLKYKKQDTIVGIVKNAKRDGETVVITTLKDMLKHEIDMFTTVIVGNSNTYLVNGKIITPRGYKL comes from the coding sequence ATGAATAAAGCAGGTAAAATATTTGTAGTAGGTTTAGGCCCTGGAGACAGAGCACATATGACCTTAGAGGCTAAGGCTGTCATAGAAAAATCAGATGTTATAGTTGGATACAAGACCTATATAGATTTAATAAAAGATATGATAGAAGATAAAGAAGTATTTTCTAGTGGAATGAAAAAGGAAATAGAAAGATGTACAGAAACTTTAGAAATCGCGAAACAAGGGAAAGTCGTATCTCTAGTCAGTAGTGGAGATTCAGGCGTTTATGGAATGGCTGGAATAATGCTGGAGGTAGTCTCCAAAGCTGAAAGTGACATTAAAGTAGAGATAATACCGGGAGTTACAGCTTCTAATGCTGCTGCTGCCTCATTAGGCGCACCTATTATGCATGACTATGCTACTATAAGCTTAAGTGATTTGCTTACAGATTGGAGCCTAATAGAAAAAAGGCTTCACTATGCAGGACAAGGGGATTTTGTAGTATGCTTATATAATCCTAAAAGTAAAGGAAGGCAAAAACAAATTGAAATAGCTAGAGAAATATTACTAAAATACAAAAAACAGGATACTATAGTTGGAATAGTCAAAAATGCTAAAAGAGATGGAGAAACAGTTGTTATAACTACACTTAAAGATATGTTAAAACACGAGATTGACATGTTTACTACAGTTATAGTAGGTAACTCAAATACCTATTTAGTAAATGGAAAGATTATAACCCCTAGAGGATACAAACTATGA
- the cobK gene encoding precorrin-6A reductase, whose translation MILVLSGTADGRKIIEILSNIGYSIIASTATEYGKLLVEANNNSVEIVSKRLEKPDMEKLILKKGIKYIVDATHPYAENVSINAIAASKSTGIEYLRFERKGRLYSGVQYFSSYNSAIMHLKETKGNILLTTGSNKLHIFTSSLDISRLYARVLPTYSVLKKCEDLGLLPKQIIAIQGPFTKEFNKAMYENYRIESMVTKDSGDVGGTTEKIQGALETGVNVILIQRPNIEYTNLCNSIEEVIEIVNKRYKKQ comes from the coding sequence ATGATATTGGTACTATCAGGCACAGCTGATGGAAGAAAAATAATAGAAATCTTGTCTAACATAGGGTATTCGATTATAGCATCCACAGCTACAGAATACGGGAAGTTGTTAGTTGAAGCTAATAATAATTCAGTAGAGATAGTATCTAAAAGATTAGAAAAACCTGATATGGAAAAGCTAATTCTTAAAAAGGGAATAAAATATATAGTAGATGCTACACATCCCTATGCAGAAAATGTTTCAATAAATGCAATAGCTGCAAGTAAATCTACAGGCATAGAATATTTAAGATTTGAAAGAAAAGGCAGACTTTATAGTGGAGTACAATATTTTTCAAGCTATAATAGTGCAATAATGCATTTGAAGGAAACCAAAGGAAATATTTTATTGACTACTGGTAGCAATAAACTACATATATTCACATCTTCGCTTGATATTAGTAGATTATACGCAAGGGTTCTTCCTACTTATTCTGTACTTAAAAAATGTGAGGATTTAGGATTGCTTCCAAAGCAGATAATAGCAATTCAAGGACCTTTTACAAAAGAATTCAATAAAGCTATGTATGAAAATTATAGAATAGAATCTATGGTAACAAAAGATAGTGGAGATGTAGGTGGAACTACAGAAAAAATACAAGGAGCATTGGAAACAGGTGTAAATGTTATCCTTATACAAAGGCCTAATATAGAGTACACAAACTTATGTAATAGCATAGAAGAAGTTATAGAGATTGTTAATAAGAGATATAAAAAACAGTAG